In Thermoplasmata archaeon, the following proteins share a genomic window:
- a CDS encoding transketolase C-terminal domain-containing protein: protein MQRIMRGNEVTALGAKLARPDVVPAYPITPSTLFPERISEYVANGEMDAQFMLVESEHSAMSAAIGASAAGARVCTATASQGLALMHEMLFIAAGMRLPIVMAVGNRALSAPINIWGDQQDSVSERDAGWIHFYAESNQEALDFMIIAFRVAEDKRVYLPALVGLDGFVLTHTMEAVEVPEQEKVDAFLPKYVPHCLLDTERPLTIGALGTPEYYMETRYALHQALMNSAHVIDEVFEEWGRVFGRRYRRVETYRTEDADIIIVTMGSMAGTCRVAIDRMRAAGKKVGMAKIIVLRPFPADQLKEAIKGARAVSVAERAVSLGYGGSTYAELAGHLVNESKRPVLTSSILGLGGRDILPEHFEEIVERTEKVLRTGRPEEFTLWAGLNREVL, encoded by the coding sequence ATGCAGAGAATCATGAGGGGGAATGAGGTTACGGCGCTTGGGGCGAAGCTCGCGAGACCCGACGTCGTTCCCGCCTATCCGATAACACCCTCCACACTGTTTCCGGAGCGAATCTCCGAGTATGTTGCGAACGGTGAGATGGACGCACAGTTCATGCTGGTCGAGAGCGAGCATAGCGCTATGAGCGCGGCGATAGGTGCGAGCGCTGCTGGAGCCCGCGTCTGCACCGCCACCGCATCCCAAGGCCTCGCCCTAATGCATGAGATGCTCTTCATAGCCGCCGGAATGAGGCTCCCCATCGTGATGGCCGTGGGCAACAGGGCCCTCTCCGCACCAATAAATATCTGGGGCGACCAGCAGGACTCCGTGTCCGAGAGGGACGCGGGCTGGATACACTTCTACGCCGAGAGCAACCAGGAGGCGCTCGACTTCATGATAATCGCATTCAGAGTGGCTGAGGATAAAAGGGTCTACCTTCCGGCCCTCGTGGGCCTCGATGGTTTCGTCCTGACCCACACGATGGAGGCCGTGGAAGTTCCAGAACAGGAGAAGGTTGACGCGTTCCTTCCAAAGTACGTTCCCCATTGTTTGCTAGACACAGAGCGCCCCTTAACAATCGGGGCCCTCGGGACGCCGGAGTACTACATGGAGACCCGCTACGCACTTCACCAGGCGCTGATGAATTCGGCCCATGTGATTGACGAGGTGTTCGAGGAGTGGGGCAGGGTTTTCGGCCGGCGGTATAGGAGGGTCGAGACCTACAGGACCGAGGACGCCGATATTATCATCGTCACGATGGGCTCGATGGCCGGCACCTGTAGAGTCGCGATCGATAGGATGAGGGCGGCAGGGAAGAAGGTCGGGATGGCTAAGATTATAGTCCTCAGGCCCTTTCCGGCTGACCAGCTTAAAGAGGCGATAAAGGGAGCGAGGGCCGTGTCGGTGGCCGAGAGAGCCGTCTCCCTTGGCTACGGCGGCTCGACCTACGCTGAGCTGGCCGGGCACCTCGTGAATGAGTCGAAGCGCCCTGTGCTGACCAGTAGCATTCTCGGACTGGGCGGGAGGGACATCTTGCCCGAGCACTTCGAGGAGATTGTGGAGAGGACGGAGAAAGTGCTCAGGACCGGAAGGCCCGAGGAGTTCACGCTCTGGGCTGGATTGAACAGGGAGGTTTTGTAG
- a CDS encoding 2-oxoacid:acceptor oxidoreductase family protein, with protein MYEVRFHGRGGQGAVTAANILAAAAFIEGKKVQAFPMFGVERRGAPVMAFLRLDEKPIVTRTQVYTPDAVVVLDTTLIQVVNITVGLKDGGVLVLNSTKHPSEFKYRGARVFTVDATGIAVANRLGTATNPIVNTAILGAYSRAAGNIGMSAIERAIRENAPIKTEENVRAAREAYEKTRGV; from the coding sequence GTGTACGAGGTCAGGTTCCATGGGCGGGGTGGTCAGGGCGCGGTCACGGCGGCCAATATTCTGGCAGCGGCCGCTTTCATTGAAGGGAAGAAGGTCCAGGCATTCCCGATGTTCGGGGTGGAGCGCAGAGGAGCGCCAGTCATGGCCTTCCTGAGGCTCGACGAAAAGCCCATTGTCACGAGAACCCAGGTATACACGCCTGACGCGGTGGTCGTTCTCGACACCACCCTTATCCAGGTTGTCAACATCACCGTTGGTCTGAAGGATGGGGGCGTTCTGGTGCTCAATAGCACGAAGCACCCTTCTGAATTCAAATATAGAGGGGCGAGGGTCTTCACCGTGGATGCAACGGGCATCGCCGTTGCGAACAGGCTCGGCACCGCGACCAACCCGATAGTGAACACCGCTATCCTCGGGGCCTACTCCAGGGCAGCGGGGAACATCGGGATGAGCGCCATTGAGAGAGCGATTCGGGAAAACGCTCCCATCAAGACCGAGGAGAACGTGCGGGCGGCTAGGGAGGCCTACGAAAAAACCAGGGGGGTATGA
- a CDS encoding FtsX-like permease family protein: MGSYLLRRSSRTLWRIRYRALGSASLIVASAALYVSLAAMIPSAERALEEKVTELALSDYLVHVSGGRENETATLVAIEGVERVEARLQSSSRIEQGHTGGERTTAATLVGLDPSRRSLVNSVEVTKGSYFDGCGTALLERNFAVRAGLGVGDRIRVLTAGGREELRIAGLVLSPEHLVLSSSPQALIPAPGTLAVVFVPRDWLRSAFGLGTDDVNEFLFLLSDPGPEVRRAIDAALARDIVIYSLKKDEVYGYALIKEDLRQGESWAAVIALIMLLIAFFITYVSLTRLVQEQRREIGVLRALGYSRGAVLGAYLYLAALIGLAGSVTGVLIGASLAHALSGFYVELMIGAPLVSFTLSPKTLTVGLFFGPLTTLLVCSVAVWGTVSLEPQEAIRGSPPVRFSPRDCSGCALSAPVRGTYLTHYAFMHLSSHPVRTCLTTLAVSGSIVIGCMALLMWPAFVNSLSQSLHESERWELLVEFSSPLNASQLSALAPGDAVEVAPLSQITAS, translated from the coding sequence GTGGGGAGCTATCTTCTGCGGAGATCCAGTCGAACCCTCTGGAGAATTCGCTATCGCGCTCTCGGAAGCGCCTCTCTCATCGTCGCCTCTGCCGCCCTCTACGTCTCTCTCGCCGCCATGATTCCCTCCGCGGAGCGTGCGCTCGAAGAGAAGGTTACTGAGCTTGCGCTCAGTGACTATCTCGTTCACGTGAGCGGAGGGCGCGAGAACGAGACGGCGACCCTGGTCGCCATTGAAGGAGTGGAGAGGGTAGAGGCGCGCCTCCAGAGCTCTTCCCGGATAGAGCAGGGACACACCGGTGGAGAGAGGACCACAGCGGCGACACTCGTCGGGCTCGACCCTTCCAGGAGGTCACTTGTCAACAGCGTCGAGGTGACGAAGGGAAGCTACTTCGACGGCTGCGGAACTGCTCTGCTGGAGCGAAACTTCGCCGTGAGGGCCGGGCTGGGCGTCGGGGACAGAATTCGCGTCCTGACCGCCGGGGGGCGCGAGGAGCTCAGGATAGCGGGTCTCGTCCTCAGCCCCGAGCACCTGGTCCTCTCCTCCAGCCCGCAGGCCCTGATTCCGGCTCCCGGGACGCTGGCTGTGGTCTTTGTTCCGCGGGACTGGCTCAGGAGCGCATTCGGGCTTGGGACAGACGACGTGAACGAGTTCCTCTTCCTCCTTTCGGACCCGGGACCGGAGGTGCGCCGCGCGATAGACGCGGCCCTGGCTCGGGACATTGTCATATACTCTCTGAAAAAGGACGAGGTCTACGGCTACGCCCTTATCAAGGAGGACCTGCGACAGGGCGAGAGTTGGGCGGCCGTCATCGCCCTCATCATGCTTTTGATCGCGTTCTTCATCACCTATGTCTCCCTGACCCGGCTCGTACAGGAGCAAAGGAGGGAGATAGGTGTTCTCAGGGCGCTGGGCTACTCGCGCGGAGCGGTCCTTGGGGCCTATCTCTACCTAGCTGCGCTGATAGGACTCGCGGGATCCGTTACCGGCGTCCTCATCGGAGCCTCACTGGCCCACGCTTTGTCCGGGTTCTACGTCGAGTTGATGATAGGCGCACCGCTCGTCTCCTTCACCCTCAGCCCGAAAACACTTACTGTGGGCCTCTTCTTCGGCCCCCTCACGACCCTGCTCGTCTGCAGTGTGGCGGTCTGGGGCACGGTGTCCCTCGAGCCGCAGGAGGCGATACGTGGCTCTCCACCGGTCCGTTTCTCGCCCAGAGACTGTTCGGGCTGTGCCCTGAGCGCTCCCGTGAGGGGCACCTACCTGACCCACTACGCCTTCATGCACCTCTCCAGCCACCCGGTCAGGACCTGTCTTACAACCCTGGCCGTGTCCGGCTCAATCGTTATCGGCTGCATGGCGCTACTGATGTGGCCCGCATTCGTCAACTCGCTCAGCCAGAGCCTCCACGAGAGCGAGAGGTGGGAATTACTGGTCGAGTTTTCCAGTCCCTTGAACGCGTCTCAACTATCTGCGCTCGCTCCGGGTGATGCAGTTGAGGTCGCGCCGCTCTCGCAAATAACCGCGTCGTAG
- a CDS encoding Rab family GTPase: MERRTNHLVRKVCVLGDAGVGKTSLVRRYLSGTFDPEQRPTVGTLVSGKTVLISSPDCALDIRLKLCVWDITGHRRFLRAHRLFLRGSHGAMVVADATRPQTLYGTIDWLEDLREEAGKVPVVLVLNKMDILEKKRLDIEFLKDICAGFGCELRLASARTGQNVHNSFERLLRKLAGSVLDGASVSGSRWTICA; the protein is encoded by the coding sequence ATGGAGAGAAGGACAAACCATCTCGTGCGAAAGGTCTGCGTGCTTGGCGACGCTGGAGTGGGAAAAACATCACTAGTAAGGAGATACCTCAGCGGCACCTTCGACCCCGAGCAGCGTCCCACAGTAGGCACTCTCGTCTCTGGGAAAACTGTCCTCATCAGCTCTCCGGATTGCGCGCTCGATATCCGCTTGAAGCTCTGCGTATGGGACATCACCGGCCACAGGAGGTTTCTCAGAGCCCACAGGCTTTTCCTCCGAGGCTCCCATGGGGCAATGGTCGTGGCGGATGCCACCCGCCCCCAGACGCTCTATGGAACAATAGACTGGTTGGAAGACCTGAGAGAGGAGGCCGGCAAAGTCCCGGTCGTCCTTGTTCTCAACAAAATGGACATTTTAGAGAAGAAGCGGCTGGATATCGAGTTTCTCAAGGACATCTGCGCCGGCTTCGGTTGCGAGCTGCGACTGGCGAGCGCGCGTACAGGACAGAATGTGCACAACTCGTTCGAGCGACTCCTCAGAAAGCTGGCGGGGTCGGTGTTGGACGGCGCTTCAGTGAGCGGATCTCGATGGACCATCTGTGCATAG
- a CDS encoding PAS domain S-box protein produces the protein MNSKRGRAGGEERGPGDPCEALRQRVTQLERELAEAEERERMYRDLVEHLPIGVYRTTSDGKILLANAAVVKMLGFRSFSELAARNLECGAYEPNYSRAQFRERIMRDGEIRGLESVWTTHDGRELLVRENARVVIGRDGSTVYEGTVEDCTEARRREEELRAKAEFLEEVVTNASVGIFVLDEEGNYVLINPECGRIVGRWPGDHVGRRAGLHIHPDDQTKALSQFLLALGGEQIEFTTRIQSADGSYRHCHVNLSPVKLMGRAHVLGVVTDVTDKRSLEEALVKRRGSDLHIVLISALPLLSARLTEAELEHALEVFEKEFEARARQLHVENLRRMEEYENGDLKDRSEPARVLKRYLLYLSSLFGNIDVRAESSLSGSGGRLELHNCCWLQDAKRSPLLCRLCEMILKRTFEWTGLVGEVRPITTIARGAGCCRFDFELRA, from the coding sequence CTGAACTCGAAGAGAGGAAGGGCGGGGGGAGAGGAGAGAGGGCCCGGTGACCCTTGTGAGGCTCTGAGGCAGAGGGTTACACAGCTCGAGAGGGAGCTCGCGGAGGCCGAGGAGCGCGAGAGGATGTATCGCGATCTCGTTGAGCACCTCCCGATAGGAGTCTACAGGACCACCTCCGACGGAAAAATTCTTCTGGCCAACGCCGCCGTGGTGAAAATGCTGGGTTTCAGGTCCTTTAGCGAGCTCGCGGCCCGGAACCTCGAATGCGGGGCCTACGAGCCAAACTACTCAAGAGCGCAGTTCAGGGAGCGCATAATGCGCGACGGGGAGATAAGAGGGCTTGAGTCGGTGTGGACAACACACGACGGCAGAGAGCTCCTCGTGCGGGAGAATGCGAGGGTCGTGATTGGCAGGGACGGCTCAACCGTATACGAAGGCACGGTGGAGGACTGTACTGAGGCTAGGAGAAGGGAGGAGGAGCTCAGGGCCAAGGCGGAGTTCCTCGAGGAGGTCGTGACCAACGCTTCGGTCGGAATATTCGTTCTGGATGAGGAGGGGAACTACGTGTTGATTAACCCGGAGTGCGGCCGCATCGTGGGCCGCTGGCCGGGCGACCACGTGGGCAGAAGGGCGGGCCTGCACATCCACCCGGATGACCAGACGAAGGCCTTATCGCAATTCCTCCTTGCGCTCGGCGGAGAGCAGATCGAGTTCACGACCAGAATTCAATCTGCTGATGGCTCCTATAGACACTGCCACGTCAACCTCTCGCCAGTGAAGCTGATGGGGAGGGCGCATGTGCTCGGCGTCGTCACCGACGTCACGGATAAAAGGTCGCTCGAGGAGGCTCTGGTGAAGCGCAGGGGCTCGGACCTCCATATCGTGCTCATCTCCGCCCTGCCCTTACTGTCAGCAAGACTCACAGAGGCGGAGCTCGAGCACGCGCTGGAGGTATTCGAGAAGGAGTTCGAGGCGCGCGCCCGACAGCTTCACGTCGAGAATCTGAGGAGGATGGAGGAGTACGAGAACGGAGACTTAAAGGACCGGAGCGAACCGGCTCGTGTGCTGAAGAGATACCTCCTGTACCTCTCCAGTTTGTTCGGAAATATCGACGTCAGGGCGGAGAGTTCTCTCTCCGGCTCCGGTGGTCGCCTAGAGCTCCACAACTGCTGCTGGCTCCAGGACGCAAAAAGGAGCCCCCTGTTGTGCAGGCTATGCGAGATGATTCTGAAGAGGACCTTCGAATGGACGGGTCTAGTAGGAGAGGTCCGGCCAATCACCACAATCGCGCGGGGCGCCGGATGCTGCAGGTTCGATTTTGAGCTCCGCGCCTGA
- a CDS encoding oligopeptide transporter, OPT family: MPELTLKMLIMGIILTIVMAMANAYLGLYAGMTVSATIPAVVMALIFLKPVKGTVLEINLSKAMAVTGEALAAGVIFTFPALLVLYHPNFTGGAAGWKSLMDNLPVMMIGSFIGGLLGILFTIPLRRVMIVDLNLPYPEGVASAEVLKALDKGGRGMGLIFVGLGVGALFKFASSGYGLRLWKERLEAVVGGMGARMYGGLSLSPALLGVGYILGARIAANVVLGGIIGWIILIPLIGGIAGWPEHGFYIDDPVGPQLGPMLGGVYELWFSQTMYVGVGAIVTGGLITLWQLRSAIVKAMKGLGGFGRKARGEPAPIRTEKDFPMSLIYFVVIGVFMAGLYFWVTGNGWVAGVSAFVLMVFCFFFTAVAGYLAGVIGSSNNPISGVTVATLLFTASLLLGLSQFGLLDVNIGMTATIIVGAVVCCSAAIAGDSMQELKTGQLLGATPYNIQIARFIGVLVAAIVIPPVVALLAQAYGIALPDATHPSPLPAPQAVVMATISRGVFNLQINLPMLLLGVALAFVLKFVLKLSPMAVAIGIYLPFTLTLPIMLGGLVQMFSDKFVEKKLCKELEVLPEGERGPALKKAMEENQNRGILFASGLIAGEAIMGVVIALFVILNLKLGLVGTPGELPGLLVFVYIALLLSYVIIREHIRTMNRREFAEGWRVVLRDYKCYVLNRFRKG; encoded by the coding sequence GTGCCAGAGCTTACCCTCAAGATGCTCATTATGGGCATCATCCTGACCATCGTGATGGCGATGGCCAACGCCTATCTCGGCCTCTACGCCGGCATGACGGTCTCGGCCACGATTCCGGCGGTTGTGATGGCCCTGATATTCCTAAAGCCGGTCAAAGGCACCGTGCTCGAGATCAACCTCTCGAAGGCGATGGCTGTGACGGGCGAGGCCCTCGCGGCGGGCGTCATCTTCACCTTCCCCGCTCTGCTCGTTCTATACCACCCCAACTTCACTGGTGGCGCGGCGGGCTGGAAGAGCCTGATGGACAACCTGCCCGTTATGATGATAGGCTCCTTCATCGGCGGCCTCCTCGGCATCCTATTCACCATTCCCCTCAGACGTGTAATGATAGTAGACCTTAACCTGCCCTATCCCGAGGGCGTCGCGAGCGCGGAGGTGCTCAAGGCCCTCGATAAAGGCGGGAGGGGGATGGGGCTGATATTCGTGGGCCTAGGGGTTGGTGCGCTGTTCAAATTCGCGAGCTCGGGCTATGGCCTCAGACTCTGGAAAGAGAGGCTGGAGGCGGTGGTTGGCGGTATGGGTGCGAGGATGTATGGAGGCCTGAGCCTCTCCCCAGCTCTCCTCGGCGTTGGGTACATCCTGGGGGCGAGGATAGCGGCCAATGTCGTGCTCGGCGGAATTATAGGTTGGATAATCCTCATCCCTCTAATCGGCGGAATTGCGGGCTGGCCAGAGCACGGGTTCTACATAGACGACCCCGTCGGCCCCCAGCTCGGCCCCATGCTCGGCGGCGTCTATGAGCTCTGGTTCAGCCAGACCATGTATGTAGGTGTGGGGGCAATCGTCACGGGGGGCCTCATCACCCTCTGGCAGCTGAGGAGCGCGATCGTGAAGGCAATGAAGGGCCTGGGCGGGTTCGGAAGGAAGGCGAGGGGCGAGCCCGCGCCCATTCGAACCGAGAAGGACTTCCCAATGAGCCTGATATACTTTGTGGTCATCGGGGTCTTCATGGCCGGCCTCTACTTCTGGGTGACCGGAAACGGCTGGGTCGCTGGTGTCTCCGCGTTTGTGCTGATGGTCTTCTGCTTCTTCTTCACCGCCGTAGCGGGCTATCTCGCGGGCGTCATCGGCTCCTCGAACAACCCGATATCCGGCGTCACGGTGGCGACCCTCCTCTTCACCGCGTCCCTCCTCCTCGGTCTTTCCCAGTTCGGCCTCCTAGATGTTAACATTGGCATGACCGCGACAATCATCGTCGGCGCGGTGGTGTGCTGCTCAGCGGCCATCGCGGGCGACTCGATGCAGGAGCTCAAGACAGGCCAGCTCCTTGGCGCCACGCCGTATAATATTCAAATAGCGAGGTTCATCGGTGTTCTGGTCGCTGCGATCGTGATTCCGCCTGTGGTCGCGCTTCTGGCCCAGGCCTACGGAATCGCTCTCCCCGATGCGACCCACCCGTCCCCACTTCCCGCCCCGCAGGCCGTGGTCATGGCCACAATCTCGAGGGGTGTATTCAACCTGCAGATCAACCTCCCGATGCTCCTATTGGGAGTGGCTCTGGCCTTTGTGCTGAAATTCGTGCTCAAGCTCTCGCCGATGGCGGTTGCGATCGGAATCTACCTGCCCTTCACACTGACGCTGCCAATCATGCTCGGCGGCCTCGTCCAGATGTTCTCAGATAAGTTCGTGGAGAAGAAGCTCTGCAAAGAGCTCGAGGTCCTGCCCGAGGGGGAGCGGGGGCCGGCGCTGAAGAAGGCAATGGAGGAGAACCAGAACAGGGGAATTCTCTTCGCGTCGGGTCTGATTGCGGGTGAGGCCATCATGGGCGTAGTGATAGCCCTTTTTGTCATCCTCAATCTCAAGCTGGGGCTTGTCGGGACCCCGGGCGAGCTCCCCGGTCTGCTGGTCTTCGTCTACATCGCCCTCCTGCTCTCCTACGTCATCATTCGGGAGCACATCAGGACAATGAACAGGAGAGAGTTCGCGGAGGGCTGGAGGGTGGTGCTCCGGGACTACAAGTGCTATGTCCTCAACCGCTTCAGGAAGGGGTAG
- the porB gene encoding pyruvate synthase subunit PorB, producing the protein MVEETKGEKAEERDLFAPGHRGCAGCGEMVAVRHVLAAAGPNTIIANATGCLEVATTAWPETAWEVPWIHAAFENAAAVASGIDAALTKLGKREGKNILAFAGDGGTFDIGLQALSGAMERGQRIIFVCFDNEAYMNTGIQRCSSTPYGASTTTCPAGKCSIGEQRPKKPIALIMAAHGIKYTATATIAYHADLKRKVKRACELQGPCFLHILAPCPTGWRHDSADTIAISRLAVETGMFILWELEGPNLKDIKLSKKPKERKPVIEYLKTQGRFRHLIDNPAEIAKIQKMVDEQCAQFGF; encoded by the coding sequence ATGGTGGAAGAGACGAAGGGAGAAAAGGCGGAGGAGAGAGACCTTTTTGCACCTGGGCACAGGGGGTGCGCGGGTTGCGGAGAGATGGTCGCGGTGAGGCATGTACTCGCGGCCGCCGGGCCGAACACGATAATCGCGAATGCGACCGGATGCCTTGAGGTCGCTACCACCGCCTGGCCCGAGACGGCATGGGAGGTCCCTTGGATACACGCCGCGTTCGAGAACGCAGCTGCCGTTGCCTCAGGCATAGACGCAGCATTGACCAAATTGGGGAAGAGGGAGGGGAAAAATATTCTGGCGTTCGCGGGCGACGGAGGCACTTTCGATATAGGCCTGCAGGCCCTGTCTGGGGCCATGGAGAGGGGCCAAAGAATCATCTTTGTTTGTTTCGACAATGAGGCTTACATGAACACAGGAATTCAGAGGTGCTCTTCGACGCCCTACGGGGCCAGCACAACGACATGCCCCGCCGGCAAGTGCTCGATTGGCGAGCAGAGGCCAAAAAAGCCAATTGCATTGATAATGGCTGCGCACGGAATCAAGTACACCGCCACAGCCACCATCGCCTACCACGCCGATTTAAAGAGGAAGGTGAAGCGGGCCTGCGAGCTGCAGGGCCCCTGCTTCCTACACATACTCGCCCCATGTCCGACTGGTTGGAGGCACGACAGCGCCGACACAATCGCGATCTCACGGCTGGCGGTTGAAACCGGGATGTTCATCCTCTGGGAACTGGAGGGTCCGAATCTCAAAGACATCAAGCTCTCCAAGAAACCCAAAGAGCGGAAGCCGGTTATCGAGTACCTGAAGACCCAGGGCCGCTTCCGCCATCTGATAGACAATCCGGCAGAGATTGCGAAGATTCAGAAAATGGTTGACGAGCAGTGCGCCCAGTTTGGATTCTGA
- a CDS encoding 4Fe-4S binding protein codes for MNLPKITLGLVATEPGSSRRNKTGSWRTLRPVVDEKKCKRCWLCVIYCPDSAMNKGEKSARPDYDYCKGCGICAAECPAKAITMEQEVR; via the coding sequence ATGAATTTGCCGAAAATCACTCTCGGACTTGTCGCCACTGAGCCCGGGTCGAGCCGGAGAAACAAGACTGGGAGCTGGAGGACTCTGAGACCTGTGGTGGACGAGAAGAAGTGCAAGAGATGCTGGTTATGCGTGATATACTGTCCGGACTCGGCGATGAACAAGGGAGAGAAGAGTGCCAGACCTGACTACGACTACTGCAAGGGCTGTGGCATCTGCGCCGCCGAGTGTCCGGCGAAGGCCATAACCATGGAACAGGAGGTGAGGTGA
- a CDS encoding PqqD family protein, translating to MSSTASGRGRTWKKARNLLDMIPAKNSGIVYEILPPTLPPASSDGRGRGGEGAAPPPQRPPPPPSLYPGKPRSPGTVSILVPRFRGRVGRGFCRLIGVGENIRVNLDSYGTFVWLSIDGRTSVRELGKALREEFGSGVEPVYARLAAFLSLLERNGLIHYAAGEKELIPKRHASREPR from the coding sequence ATGTCCTCAACCGCTTCAGGAAGGGGTAGGACCTGGAAGAAGGCCCGCAACCTTCTGGATATGATTCCTGCCAAGAATTCTGGTATTGTCTATGAGATTCTACCGCCCACTCTCCCGCCCGCGTCGTCCGACGGGAGGGGGAGGGGAGGAGAAGGCGCAGCCCCACCACCCCAAAGGCCCCCTCCTCCTCCCTCCCTGTACCCCGGAAAACCACGTTCCCCGGGTACCGTGTCCATTCTCGTACCGAGGTTCCGGGGGAGAGTTGGCAGGGGCTTCTGCAGGCTCATCGGCGTCGGAGAGAATATAAGGGTCAATCTGGACTCCTACGGAACCTTCGTCTGGCTATCAATCGACGGTAGGACATCGGTACGGGAGCTCGGGAAGGCTCTGAGGGAGGAGTTCGGTTCCGGCGTGGAGCCGGTCTACGCGAGGCTCGCAGCCTTCCTCTCACTCCTCGAGAGGAACGGCCTCATACACTACGCCGCTGGCGAAAAGGAATTAATACCCAAACGACATGCCAGCAGGGAGCCCCGGTAG